A window of Castanea sativa cultivar Marrone di Chiusa Pesio chromosome 1, ASM4071231v1 contains these coding sequences:
- the LOC142622123 gene encoding uncharacterized protein LOC142622123 produces the protein MPASASVDPGAGDPELVVPEVAVGSTQIAESQKQLFQPDYGLSTFLARFDLLEFNNLPASHFHRFGPSYGNFLRFSVPVEGLPLLEGLLEVHGDFTSGFRGGMFLGNILMELLCAVLISLRNSSLDSLFKEKLLEWRGVVQDLLEAKFNLSFLLEHLRLLAHMLFQRRVFMSIDAEIDASEEALTRAHKVL, from the exons ATGCCTGCTTCTGCAAGTGTTGACCCAGGTGCTGGAGATCCTGAGCTCGTGGTTCCTGAGGTGGCTGTGGGATCTACTCAGATTGCTGAATCTCAG AAGCAGCTATTTCAGCCTGACTATGGGCTCTCTACCTTCCTGGCCCGCTTTGATCTTTTGGAGTTTAACAACCTCCCTGCAAGCCATTTCCATCGCTTTGGGCCTTCCTATGGCAACTTCTTACGCTTCTCCGTGCCTGTGGAGGGTCTGCCATTGCTGGAGGGGTTGCTCGAGGTCCATGGAGACTTTACCAGTGGTTTTAGGGGAGGTATGTTTCTAGGTAACATTCTGATGGAGCTGCTGTGTGCTGTGCTTATCTCCCTGAGGAACTCCTCCCTTGACTCATTGTTTAAAGAGAAACTTTTGGAATGGAGGGGAGTGGTGCAGGATCTTTTAGAGGCAAAGTTCAACCTGTCCTTCTTGCTGGAGCATTTGCGTTTACTGGCCCACATGCTATTCCAGAGGCGAGTTTTCATGAGTATAGATGCTGAGATTGATGCCTCTGAGGAGGCTCTAACTCGTGCTCACAAGGTCCTGTAG
- the LOC142622132 gene encoding uncharacterized protein LOC142622132, with protein MKGLTEAYCIKHGRSTPYYPQGNGQAKATNRVILKILKKMKHKYGGKWSDYLADVLWACRSSVKTATGFSPFSQVYGIEAISPVELVVPTPRVVLEESQEDTEDTNNERRFADLEGIEEERELARRRSQRYQQRMTKAYAQTVHPRAFTEGQLVLRTTEHVRKNLPGPSKFASKWEGPYIIREAHDSGYYYLTKEDGIVLTEPINGKWLKEYYA; from the coding sequence ATGAAGGGCCTGACTGAGGCGTATTGCATAAAACATGGAAGGTCTACACCATACTACCCACAAGGAAATGGCCAAGCTAAGGCCACTAATAGGGTGATTCTGAAGATCCTTAAAAAGATGAAGCATAAATATGGGGGAAAATGGAGTGACTACTTGGCAGATGTACTCTGGGCATGTAGAAGCTCCGTGAAGACAGCCACAGGATTCTCACCGTTCTCCCAAGTCTATGGGATAGAGGCCATCAGTCCTGTAGAATTAGTTGTCCCCACACCAAGAGTGGTACTTGAAGAAAGCCAAGAGGACACTGAGGACACAAATAATGAAAGGAGATTTGCAGATCTGGAAGGGattgaggaagaaagagaactGGCTAGGAGGAGGAGCCAGAGGTACCAACAAAGGATGACTAAGGCGTATGCACAGACAGTACACCCAAGGGCTTTCACTGAAGGGCAGCTGGTGCTAAGGACAACAGAACATGTAAGAAAAAACCTCCCAGGACCCTCCAAATTTGCCTCAAagtgggaaggaccctacatcATCAGAGAAGCCCATGATAGTGGGTATTACTACCTCACAAAGGAAGATGGGATAGTCCTGACAGAGCCCATAAATGGGAAGTGGCTGAAAGAGTACTACGCATAG
- the LOC142622140 gene encoding uncharacterized protein LOC142622140 has product MEFPGKKWSMRFDGLAIATSKGLGIELSCEDGDTLPLSFKLGFSCSNNAAEYEAYMTGLTIALNIGVKHLRVLGDSNLIVSQVKGDFALKEQSLATYRTWAQRLEQEF; this is encoded by the coding sequence ATGGAGTTCCCAGGGAAGAAGTGGTCGATGAGGTTTGATGGGTTAGCAATAGCAACCTCGAAAGGACTGGGAATTGAATTAAGCTGTGAAGATGGGGACACCTTACCCTTATCTTTCAAACTTGGGTTCTCCTGCTCAAATAATGCCGCTGAATATGAAGCGTACATGACTGGGCTGACTATAGCACTCAACATAGGAGTAAAGCACTTGAGAGTTTTAGGAGACTCCAATCTCATAGTCTCTCAGGTGAAGGGCGATTTTGCACTAAAAGAGCAGAGTTTGGCAACCTACAGAACTTGGGCGCAGAGGCTAGAGCAGGAATTCTAG